One region of Populus trichocarpa isolate Nisqually-1 chromosome 4, P.trichocarpa_v4.1, whole genome shotgun sequence genomic DNA includes:
- the LOC7470415 gene encoding protein CHAPERONE-LIKE PROTEIN OF POR1, chloroplastic has translation MAATLSVRSNHLSPPGSRLSRLPVHNPLNVNQIKSSLKKDPVFWRGVIVQPRRILVRAGSRADDSSAPFEMSVESALKLLGVSDGASFDEILRAKNSIVAICKDDQEAIAQVEAAYDMLLMRSLIQRRAGKVVSSNIRYADVKPVSGPGMGPMPQWVQTTIKKTPVSVETPSTGELGLQAGVYGALMVLTYVNGTSMPSVAPYAGADVPGLILATSFGASLYFMTKKNVKLGKATIITIGGLVAGAVVGSAVENWLQVDIVPFLGLHSPAAVVSEFILFSQFLVSLYLR, from the exons ATGGCTGCCACTCTCTCAGTCCGGTCCAACCACCTCTCTCCACCTGGTTCACGTCTCTCCCGACTACCGGTTCACAATCCCTTAAAcgtaaatcaaataaaatcatcattaaaaaaagaccctgttttcTGGAGGGGAGTAATTGTGCAACCCAGGCGTATTTTAGTGAGAGCAGGCTCCAGAGCCGATGATTCGTCGGCGCCGTTTGAGATGTCAGTGGAGAGCGCACTCAAACTTCTTGGTGTCTCAGACGGCGCGTCATTCGATGAAATACTTCGCGCCAAAAATTCCATTGTCGCTATATGTAAAGATGACCAGGAAGCCATTGCACAG gTTGAAGCCGCATATGATATGTTGCTCATGCGGAGCTTAATTCAGCGCCGGGCAGGAAAAGTCGTGAGCAGTAACATTCGTTATGCTGATGTTAAACCTGTAAGTGGCCCTGGGATGGGACCAATGCCACAGTGGGTGCAGACTACAATTAAGAAAACCCCTGTTTCAGTGGAAACACCATCAACTGGAGAGTTGGGCTTACAAGCAGGAGTGTATGGAGCTTTGATGGTTTTAACTTATGTTAATGGCACTTCCATGCCTTCTGTGGCACCTTATGCGGGGGCTGATGTTCCTGGCCTGATATTAGCTACAAGCTTTGGTGCTTCCTTGTACTTCATGACCAAAAAGAATGTGAAGTTAG GGAAAGCTACTATAATAACTATAGGGGGGCTCGTGGCTGGAGCAGTGGTGGGGTCAGCAGTTGAGAATTGGTTGCAGGTTGACATTGTCCCGTTTCTTGGACTACACTCCCCAGCAGCTGTAGTTAGTGAATTCATACTCTTCTCTCAATTCTTGGTCTCTCTGTATCTAAGGTAG